The DNA sequence GAACGATGAGCAGCGCAAAGGACACACTCTTTATCGGCAGCGTCAACAATTCGGCATTCCCCATCCACGCCGCAATGCGCGGCGCGCCGAAAAAGAGGACACAAAAAAATAATACGCCTGTCCCGCTTAGAACGACGGCTGAGACGCGGAACACGCGCTTCGCCCCGAACGGATCCCCGAGCGTCAACCGTTCGGAAACGATTTTGGATACAGCGATATTAAAACCGGCTGTCGCCAGGACGAGAATTGTTGAATATAGAGGGTACACCTGTTGATAGATGAACAACCCGGTGTCGCCGGTAATGTTTTGATACGGTACTTTATATATTAATCCGAGAAATCGCGTAAAAAAAGCGGCAGCTGCCAAAATAGCAGCACCTTTGACGAATGACTGTGCTTTCATGCTGCTCCTCCCTTTAACGGAACGCGTTACAAGCCAAACCATTATACCACATTGCGACATCCATGAAAAAAGCAGGCCAAAATAAACCTGCTACAAAACAGACATTTTTGTCGCCAATACATTTACTCCCGTCATTTACACCCGTACGAAAACAGGGACAACGTTTTTACAATCTTACAATCTGTTTCCATAAAGGGCAGTTATTGTTCCATTTGTTTCCCCAAAAATCCGGCTGCCGTTTCCGCTGTTTTCATCTCCAAATCCCCCATACTGCCTTCTTTACTGAGCATGACGACGGCGCCGATTGGGTCGCCGCCAGCAATAATCGGTGCGGCGACGTACGATTGCACTTTGTCTGGAACATCGCGTACAATTTCTACATCGACAGCATTTTTTTCAATTGATGTCCGCCTGCCCTCCATCGCGTCCTCAATGATACGGCCGATCGGTTTATCCAAATACTCTTTTTTCGACGCACCGGCTACGGCGATGTACGTGTCGCGGTCACAAATTAAGGTGACGTGTTGCAAGCTTTCAAACAGCGATTCGGCGTACTCGCGAGCAAAATCCCCCAGCTCTCCGATCGGGGAATATTTTTTTAAAATGACTTCACCGTCACGATCGACAAATATTTCCAGCGGATCCCCTTCGCGAATGCGCAACGTGCGGCGAATTTCTTTCGGGATGACGACTCGCCCCAAATCGTCGATGCGCCGTACAATACCTGTTGCTTTCATGTAGATAATGCCTCGCTTTCTGTATGTTGATCACCTTTGATCACCTTGGAAATGTAACCATAGTATTCAACCGACCCCGGCATAATATGCGTTTCCCCATCCGATCAAAAAAAAAACCTAGGCCTCGGGACGGCCTAGGTTTATGCACATGTCATGTGCTCTGTTTACGATTTTTTCGCGTCCTTCTTCTTCGCGTCCTTCTTACCGACTTGATCGACCTTCAAATCTTTCTGCACGTAGTTGCGGTAATGCTCGTCTGCCAGTTCCCGCTTCACGAGCTGCTTGGCCTCGTCGGCCTTCAACGTTTGACGCTCCAATACTTCAATGATGTGGTACCCGAATTGCGTCTTCACCGGCTCGCTAACGGTCTTTAGTTTCAAGTCGCGCGCTGCCTTAGCAAAGTCTTGATCTAAGTTCCCGGCGAGTGGCGTGAGTTCATCTCCGAGCGAACCACCCGTTTCTTTGGATCCGGGGTCGTCCGAATACTCTTTCGCCAGTTTGGCGAAGTCGCCGCCTTTGTCAAGCTTTTGCTTCACTTCTTCGACCCGTTTCTTTGCCTTTTTGTCGTCTCGCTTTTCGTTCACTTGAACTAAAATGTGGCGTATTTTCGCACTGTACAGACGTAAGTCTTTATCTTCTTTCCATTTATCGTAACCGGCGTTGACGTCTTTGTCAGCCAGTTGTTTACTTAAGTGTTCATCTAATTTAATGCTGTTTAAAATAAACGCGTGCAAATCTTTTTCCGTGAAGCCCTTTTCCTTCAAAAACGCTTCGTAGTCTTGTGGCTTGTCCTTTTTATCCTTGTTATCGCCCTCTTGTTTTACCGACTCCTCGAAAAACTTGCGTTGGTTGTCAATCGCTTTGTCCGCTTCGTCGGTCATTTTTTTCGTTACTTTCACTTGTTCGGCAATCGATTTTTGCGCGGCGAATTCCTGCAGCAGTTGCTCCTGCATTTCCGGTTGGTCCTTAAACATCATGACTTGTTGATTGAGCGAGGCCAAAATGTTAATGAAACGGTTCAGCTCCCCTTCGGTCACTTCCCCTTTCGTCAGCCCTTCGTACTTAGCAATTACCTTTTTACTCTTCGTGTCGAGCGGTCCGGCTTGCTGTTCAACTTTTTCTTCCTTCTTCTTGTCCTTTGCTTTCTCCTTCTTGTCCGCTTTTTGATCGCCACAGCCGACAGAGACGAGGCTGACAAGGGCGAGAATAGCGACCAACCATATGAAACGCCGTTTAGTTCGCGGCATGCTGCACCTCTCCTTTCGCGTTTGCCAACGACTCACATTGTATCAAAAAACGTTCTAACATTGCTAGCCTTTCCTCCGCCTTCAACCCTTTTAATTTAAATTCACAGCGAATATCTTTACCCGGTATGAGGCGAATGCGATTTTTATAAAGCTGCGCTAACTTTATCAGCTTGCGTCCCTCGATATTTGTAGCCTGGAATTTCATGTTTACTTGCTCGCCTTTTTGCTTAATAACAGTAATATCACAAGCTTTGGCATACATTTTTAGACGCGATAAATAAAGTAAGTGGTGTACCGGTTGCGGTGGTTCGCCGAAGCGGTCAACCATTTCTTCCTCAATTTCTTTGACGTCGTCTAGCGTGTCAATCCCGCGGACGCGCTTGTAAAACTCTACTTTTTGCCTTTCGTCGGCGATGTAGTCTTGCGGAATATACGCGTCGATCTTCAATTCCACGTCTGGATCCACTTTTTCTTGCGGCGCTTCGCCCTTTAAGTCTTCGATCGCGTCTTTCAACATTTGACTATACAAGTCAAAGCCGACCGAAGCGATATGTCCGTGCTGCTCTGCACCGAGTAAGTTGCCGGCACCGCGAATGGACAAATCGCGCATCGCAATTTTAAAGCCAGAACCGAGTTCAGTAAACTCGCGGATCGCCCCGAGCCGCTTTTCGGCTTCTTCGGACAACACTTTGCCGTGCTGATACGTGAAGTAGGCGTACGCAATGCGGCTCGAACGGCCGACGCGCCCCCGCAACTGGTACAGTTGTGACAAGCCCATCGCGTCTGCGTTATAAATGATGAGTGTGTTCACGTTCGGAATGTCGACGCCGGTTTCAATAATCGACGTACTCACTAACACGTCGTATTCCCCGTCGAGGAAGTCGAGCATCACCCGTTCCAGTTCCAGTTCCGACATTTGCCCGTGGGCGACGGCGATGCGGGCATCGGGGACGAGAGCGGATATTTGGTCGGCCATCGTCTGAATGTTGCTGACGCGGTTGTACAAGAAGTACACTTGTCCGCCGCGTGCCAGCTCCCGCTCAATCGCTTCGCGTACGAGCGTCGGACTGTATTCGACGACGTACGTCTGTACCGGAAAACGGTTTTCTGGCGGCGTCTCGATGAGCGACAAGTCGCGCACGCCTAACATCGACATGTGCAGCGTCCGCGGAATCGGCGTCGCCGTTAACGTCATCGCGTCGACGTTGTGCCGCAGTTTTTTTATTTTTTCTTTGTGCTTCACTCCGAAACGCTGCTCTTCGTCGACGACGAGCAGTCCTAAATCTCGGAACTCAACGTCTTTCGACAGTAAGCGGTGCGTGCCGATGACGATGTCAACCGTGCCGTTTTTTAGTCCTTTAATCGTTTCCCGCTGCTCTTTGCGCGTGCGAAAGCGACTGAGTACTTGAATATTGATCGGAAAGTCGGCGAACCGCTCGCGAAACGTCTCGTAATGCTGCTGTGCTAAAATCGTCGTCGGGACGAGTACGGCTGTTTGCTTGCCGTCCATGACCGCTTTAAAAGCGGCGCGAATCGCTACTTCGGTCTTGCCGTAACCGACGTCGCCGCAGACGAGACGATCCATCGGCACAGCAGATTCCATATCTTTATACACTTCGTCGATCGCCCGCTGTTGGTCCGGCGTCTCCTCGTACGCGAACAACGCTTCAAATTCGCGCACGTACGGCACTTCGGCCGGAAATTGATGACCTTTCGTCGCTTGCCGCTTGGCGTACAGTTTGATCAGGTCGTTCGCGATGTCTTCCACCGACGATTTGACCTTGTTTTTCACTTTACTCCATTCGCTACCGCCCAAGCTGTACACTTTCGGCGTCTTTTCTTCACTGCCGACGTATTTTTGTATGAGGTCGATTTGTTCGACTGGTACGTACAGCGTGTCGTTGCCCGCATAGCGAACATTTAAATAGTCTTTATGCAAACCAGCCACTTGCAGCGTTTCTATGCCTAAATATTTACCGATCCCGTGGTTAACGTGGACAACGTAGTCGCCCGGTTTTAAATCTTGGTAATGTTTAATTCGCTCCGTATTACTCATTTTGGCGACGCGGCGCGCACGGCGCTGCTTCTGAGTAAACACTTCACCCTCAGTGACGACGACGAGACGGATGCTCGGCAGCTCGAACCCGTTGTGCAAGTGCCCGATTAACACACTCGGACGCGGTGGAACCGTGTGGATACGGTGTTCAAGGATGTCGACGTCCATCTTGTAATCGCCGAGGACGCGTGCTAACCGTTCTGCCCGCTCGCGGTTCGACGCGAGAAAGACGACGCGGTGATTCGTCTTTTGCCAGCGGTCCCACTCTGTCTTCAGCACGTGCATTTGCCCGTGAAACTGCTGCATCGCCCGCGTCAACACGTTGACGATATTTTGCGGATTCGTGTTCGGCACCTGCCGCACAAACATCGTCAAATGAATTTTCGGCTGTTTTAACTCGGTTAATAACTGTTCGTAGCGCAAGGACATTTCGAGGTCGGGTAGCAATTTCCCCTGTTTTAATAACGTCGTCTCCCATTCGGCTTCCTCGTGTTCCAACTGTTTCGCCGTTTCTTGTATGCGCGCGGGATCGTCAAATAGGAGTACCGTATCTTGCGGCATGTACGTCGTCAAATTTGCACTGTCCTCATACAACAGTGACATATATTTATACAGTTCTCGATCGGCGACCCCTTGCTTCATCCGTTCGATTTCGGCGCCGATTGCCTCTAGTAATTCTTCTTGCAATTTCGGATCTTTCACCCGACGGAGACGCTCGTCAAGTCGTTTTTGTAACTGTTCACTCCCTTGATACAGCGTGTCTGCTGTGGCGAACAACTCGCGCGCCGGTGGGAGCGTCACGCGCTCTCGGCGTTCCTGCGACCGCTGGCTATCGACATCAAATTCGCGAATCGTATCGATTTCGTCGTCAAACCATTCGATGCGCAGCGGCCGCGCAAACGAGGGGGGAAACACGTCGACGATGCCACCCCGTACACTGAACTCCCCGCCATGTTCCACTTTGTCAACGCGTTCGTAACCGGTCGCAACGAGCCGCGCGGAAAGGTCGTCGATCGTAACGATCTCCGCCTCGGCGAGCGTCACGTGCGCGTCGCGGAAGACGCGAGCCGGAATAAATTTTTTGCGCAGCCCGACGTAAGGCACGACGAGGATGCCGCGAAAGCCGCGGCTGAGGGCACTGAGGACGCCGATCCGTTCACCGCCATTCGCCTGTTCACTCATGGCCATCTCGGCGGCGATCAGTTCGTTGGCCGGATACAACAAGACGTCGTCTTCGGATAAGAACTCTAACAAGTCCTCGACAAGTCGCTGCGCCTGATTTAAATTGTGCGTGATGAACACGATCGGCCGCCGCAGTTCTCGATACACGGCTGCCGCGTACAACGCGCGCGCCGAACCGCCGAGCCCGGCGACGAGTTGTTCGCTAAGGCCGTTCGCTACGCCTTGCACCGTCGATTGCACGTCCTTATCTTCGGCGAAACGAGTAATTAGTGCATCCAAGGGCGATCCTCCTTTCTGTTTCTCCTAATCTATAAACTTAACACACGCATGTTTAAAAGGTTGCTCACGCGTTAACAATCTACAGGTTACTTTCACCTAAATAAGCTTGCGTCCACCCCAATTGGCATAGGCATACGCCGTTGCCACCGTTAACCGTGCGTGGCAACGTTTAAGTACGCATAGCAAAAAGAGGCCCTGGCGTCCAGGCCTAGGCCTTATTCCCACAGTTTATTGTAACAAATTGGTTGGAGCCAGTTCAGGGTGTTTCTCGACAGCTTCTTTACAGTAGTCACAAATCACGTGAACAGTCATATTTCCAACCGGATCATACGTTATTATATCTTTACGTTCGGAAGCGGTCAAGGCGTGAAGGCCTAGCTGCTCCTCGCTGATCGCGGTAACGTCAAGCGCGCCGAGTGATGTTTTGCAATAGCGGCAAATATAGTGGATTGCCATCATGTATATGCCTCCTGTAACGGCTATATCACTCGTAGTATCGCCTGAAAGGCGACCGTTTTATACAGGAAGGCCGCCTTTTTACTGGTGTGTCATTTTTTTGCGTTAAATTTGTTCATCGCCTGTAAAAAATTCGCTTGCAGCCAGAAGTCGACAGCTGCAGCAGCATCCTCGACAGCTGTAGCGACGACATCCTGTTCCTCTTTAGCGAAGGTCGACAACACGTAGTCGGCCGTCGCCATAAACGGTGCGGGGCGCCCGATGCCGATACGGATGCGTTTGAACTGATCGGTTCCGAGGTGTTGCACGATTGAACGCATCCCGTTGTGCCCGCCAGCACTCCCTTTTAAACGTAAACGGATTTTACCGGGCGGCAAATCGAGGTCGTCGTAAACGACGACTAAATCTTCCGCGGTAAGGCCGTAAAAGTCGAGCGCTGGACGTACCGCTTCACCAGACAAATTCATGTACGTCTGCGGCATGAGCAGGACGACTTTCTCTCCGTGCACACGGCCTTCGCCGCAGAAGGCATGCCATTTTTTCTTCGTTACGGGGATACCCCATCGATCGCTTAACTGATCGATAACGAAAAATCCGACATTGTGCCGCGTCCCTGCGTATTTTCTGCCAGGGTTGCCCAAGCCGACAATTAGCTTCACTCGCTACACACTCCTATAAAACATCCTTAAGATGATTTTATCATAAAAAAACACCCCTTCGCAGCTGGGGAACGCAAAGGAGTGTAAATGAGCAATCCTTTATTCCGGTGAACCGTCGTCCGTCGTGTTTTCTACTAGTTTCGGAGCTTCGGGAGCATCTGCATCGTCCGCATCTTCCGCGTCCTCCATTACTGGTGCAACGACACTAATGACGACTTCTTCCGGATTCGTCAACACTTCGACACCTTCGGGAATTTCTAGCTGGGCGACATTAATACTGTCGCCGATGCTGAGGTCATCTATCGAACAAGTGATCACGTCAGGACGTGCATCAGGTAAGGTACGCACTTCTAAGGCGCGCAAACCGTGCTGCAACACCCCGCCGTCTTTGACACCGCGCGCTTCCCCGACGAGCTCGATGACGACTTCACTATCTACCGGTTCGTCCATGCGAATCGTTTGAAAGTCGAGATGCGTGAGCGTGCGTTTGAGTGGATCTTTTTGCACCTCACTCACCATCACTTTGTAAGCCTGTCCACCGGCAACTTCCAAATCGAGGATTGCAAAATCCCCTTCGTCGCGTAAAACTTTATCCATTTCCATCGCATCGACAGCGATTGCCGCCCCGTTCGTATCTTTCCCGTAGACGATCGCTGGAACTTTACCCGCCTTGCGCAATTTCCTTAATACTGATTTTGGTTTGGTCTCACGCGTTTCGGCGCGAATCACAACAGCCATAGTTTGTATGCCTCCTCATCATAATACTATACCCACCGGGTTGAAAAGGCAAACAGTAGCGCTTAATCAAACAGTTTGCTCACCGACATCTCTTCGTGCACGCGAATAATCGCCTCACCGATCAGCGGTGCGACGGACAGTGTATGAACATTGTCCAACTGCTTGTGCGCCGGTAGCGGGATCGTGTTCGTAATGACGAGTTCGCGAATGCGGGAGTTTTTCAGCCGCTCGATCGCCGGACCCGATAAGACGGAATGCGTGCCGCAGGCGTACACATCGAGCGCCCCGTGGTCGATTAACGCGTTCGCCGCGAGCGTCATCGTCCCCGCCGTGTCAATAATGTCGTCGATAATAATTGCCGTTCGTCCCCGGACGTCTCCGACGATGTTCATCACTTCCGCCACGTTCGGCTGCGGACGTCGTTTGTCGATAATCGCCAGTGGTGCTTTTAAATGATCGGCCAGGCGGCGCGCCCGCGTCACCCCGCCGTGGTCGGGCGAAACGACGACGACGTCCTGTAGTTGTTTGTTGCGGAAGTATTCGGCGAGGATCGGCACGCCGAGTAATTGATCGACCGGAATGTCAAAGAACCCTTGAATTTGTGTCGCGTGTAAATCCATCGTAATCATCCGGTCAGCGCCGGCCGTCTCGATGAGGTTAGCGACTAACTTCGCGGTAATCGGATCGCGAGCGCGCGCTTTCCGATCTTGCCGTGCGTACCCGTAGTACGGAATGACGACGTTAATCGTTTTCGCCGACGCACGTTTCAGGGCATCGACCATGACGAGTAACTCCATGAGGTGTTGGTTGACCGGTGCACACGTCGATTGAATGACGTACACGTCCCCGCCCCGCACACTCTCGTTCACAGTGACCCGCGTCTCTCCGTCACTAAACGCGGTAACTGACCCGTCACCTAAAGATACCCCGATGTGATCGGCTATTTCTTGAGCAAGCTGTTGATTCGAATTGCAACTAAACAGTTTCAATTTCGGATAGTGACACTCAGTCATTACTATTATTCCCCCGCATTTTTTCACTTAGTTTACGCACTTTTTCGCTTAGTTTTCTCGCATACTCTGTTTTCGTCGTTTGGCGCTCGCGGGCGATAGCAAACGCATCGTCCGGGACGTCGGCGGTAATCGTCGAGCCTGCGGCAACGTAAGCACCGTCCCCGATGTGCACTGGAGCAATGACATTCGCATTACACCCGATAAACGCACGATCGCCGACGACCGTACGCCATTTGTTTTGCCCGTCGTAGTTGACGGTGATCGCGCCGCAGCCGACATTCACCCCTTGCCCGATCTCGGCGTCGCCGACGTAGCTTAGATGAGGTATTTTCGTATCGGCACCGACGACGGCATTTTTCACTTCGACAAAGTCACCGATTTTAACGCGCGGACCGATGTCGCTTTGTGGTCGTACGTAGGCGTACGGACCGACTGTCGCCTCCTCAGCGACAACACTTTCGACAAGCGTCGCGTTTTCGATCGTTACGCGGTCGGCAATACGGCAGTCCCTTATATCGGCCTGGGGGCCGATCACACAGTCTTCGCCAATGACCGTCTGCCCGCGCAAAACCGTTCCCGGATAGATGACTGTGTCCATCCCGATGGCGACATCTGCTTCGATATATGTGTTCGCCGGGTCGATGACGGTCACGCCGTTTGCCATGTGCTCCCTTAAGGTACGCGCTCTAAAAATAGCTTCTGCTTCCGCTAGTTGCACGCGGTTGTTAATGCCGACTGTCTCGCTCGCGTCGTCGACACAAAAGGCGCTAATGGACTGCCCTTCGCTTCGTAACACTTGCAGCACGTCGGGCAAATAGTATTCGCCTTGCGCATTGTCGTTATCTACTTGTTTTAAGGCCGCGAACAAGTGGGCGTTGTCGAAGCAAAACGTCCCTGTATTAATTTCTTTTATACTCCGCTCTTTCGTCGTTGCGTCTTTATGTTCTACGACGCGCTCGACATCGCCGTTCGCCGCGCGGCACACGCGGCCGTAACCTGAAGAATCGTCTACAATCGCAGTAAGCATCGACGCTGCGGCACCGCTTGCCGCAAAACGTTGTAAAAATGCGCGATAGGTCTCTACCGTAATGAGCGGGTTATCCCCGTTAATCACGAGTGTAGTCCCCGCTTTCCCTTCCAACAGAGACGCCGTTTGCATAACGGCATGTGCCGTACCTAGTTGCTTTTGTTGCACGGCGTAACGGACGCGGTTCCCCAAATAAGCTTGCACAGCTTCCGCGCCGCAGCCGACGACGGCAACGATGTCCTCTACACCCAATTGTGCCAATGTGTCGACAATATGTGCCACCATCGGCTTCCCGCCGATTTGGTGTAGCACTTTATGGGTTTTGGACTTCATCCGCGTCCCTTTTCCGGCAGCCAATATAACGGCGTACGTGTGTGACACTCGCCATCCGCCCCCTCTTTTTTTTTCATAATGACTATATCCTAACTCGTTCCCCTTTGCAACAAGGCCCTTTTTCCACCTGCGCAAAATAGGCGGTACATAAAAAAACCCTCCGCTCTAGTGAAACCTTTGCGAAGGGGTGTAAAAAGATGAGTAAATACAGATCATTGCCTTCCGCTATTCACGCGTCGTTATTCGCTCGTCGTAACCGCTACTTCTAAGTTTGCTGTTTCGCTAGACTCTACCGCTGCCGCTTGTTCATATTCAGCGAGCACGGCGGTTTGAATCTTGCCGCGCGTCTCGGAACAAATCGGATGCGCGATGTCCCGAAACTGACCATCCGGCGTTCGCTTGCTCGGCATGGCAACGAACAACCCGTTGTTGCCGTCAATGACGCGGATATCGTGTACGACAAATTCGTTGTCAATCGTAATCGAGGCAATCGCTTTCATCCTTCCACTCGTCTTAACGCGGCGCAATCTGACATCGGTGACTTGCACGTTAATTCCACCATCCTTTTTCTGTTGTTAGCAATGTTGCTACATGATGTATTCAACAAAGATGGTGAAAATCCTGCAAATATATGCCAAAAACTTTTCTTTTTTTGTTGTTATGTTAGCCTTTTTATGTGAGCGCGACGATGAGCTCGATTTCGATGTCTACGCCTTTCGGTAATGCTGCAACTTGCACACACGAGCGAGCCGGTGCATGTCCTTGAAAAAAGTCACCGTACAACTCGTTCACACGTGCGAAATTGGTCAAGTCAGTTAAAAAAACGGTCGCTTTCACGACTTGCTGAACGGTTGCACCCGCTTCATCGAGCACCGCCTGCAAGTTTTGTAACACTTGTTTCGTCTGTACCTCAATGTCGCCAGTAACTCGTTCACCGTCTTTCGTCAGTGGGATTTGCCCCGAGGTGAACAAGAAGTTCCCACATTTCACCGCTTGGGAATACGGACCAATCGCTGCCGGTGCTTGTTCTGTCGCAATAAATTCCATCGTTTGTTTCCTCCCTTGGTTATTGAGTTCGTGTCATTTAGTTCCTTGCATGCGTAAGTGTAAAGTGTCTCCCCAACAGTAGTGTTGCTTATTCGGAAAAATAATTTCCGCGCACGACAGTCACACAGTGTTTCTCCGGGTCGACTTCGGTTAAGGTAGCTAAGGAGACGACTCCGTCCACGAGGCGCTCTTCCGCTAACAAGTCGACAAAGATGCCGACGCCGACGACTTCTGCGCGAAATTCGGCCAACAAGTCTTTAATTCCCCGTACCGTTCCACCTGCTTTCATAAAATCGTCAATGACGAGGACACGAGAACCTTCCGGAAGGTTCCGCCGCGCGAGGGACATCGTTTGGATGCGCTTGGAAGAACCAGAGACGTAATTAATGCTGACAGCTGATCCTTCGATTACACGGCTATCTCTACGAGCAATGACGACGGGCACGTCGAGATAATGCGCTGTAGCGTAGGCGAGTGGGATCCCTTTGGTTGCAACGGTCAGTACGGCGTCGATCGGTTGAGTAAAATGAGAAGCGAACATCAATCCCAAACAGTTTACGGTTGCCGGCTGACCGAGAATATCGGACATGTACAAATACCCGCCCGGTAAGATCCGTTCGGCTTGGGCCAGTTGGTCGCATATGGCGTCGATTGTCGCCGCTGCCGCTTCGCGGGAAATAGTCGGGATAT is a window from the Numidum massiliense genome containing:
- the spoVT gene encoding stage V sporulation protein T; translation: MKATGIVRRIDDLGRVVIPKEIRRTLRIREGDPLEIFVDRDGEVILKKYSPIGELGDFAREYAESLFESLQHVTLICDRDTYIAVAGASKKEYLDKPIGRIIEDAMEGRRTSIEKNAVDVEIVRDVPDKVQSYVAAPIIAGGDPIGAVVMLSKEGSMGDLEMKTAETAAGFLGKQMEQ
- a CDS encoding peptidylprolyl isomerase; amino-acid sequence: MPRTKRRFIWLVAILALVSLVSVGCGDQKADKKEKAKDKKKEEKVEQQAGPLDTKSKKVIAKYEGLTKGEVTEGELNRFINILASLNQQVMMFKDQPEMQEQLLQEFAAQKSIAEQVKVTKKMTDEADKAIDNQRKFFEESVKQEGDNKDKKDKPQDYEAFLKEKGFTEKDLHAFILNSIKLDEHLSKQLADKDVNAGYDKWKEDKDLRLYSAKIRHILVQVNEKRDDKKAKKRVEEVKQKLDKGGDFAKLAKEYSDDPGSKETGGSLGDELTPLAGNLDQDFAKAARDLKLKTVSEPVKTQFGYHIIEVLERQTLKADEAKQLVKRELADEHYRNYVQKDLKVDQVGKKDAKKKDAKKS
- the mfd gene encoding transcription-repair coupling factor, which translates into the protein MDALITRFAEDKDVQSTVQGVANGLSEQLVAGLGGSARALYAAAVYRELRRPIVFITHNLNQAQRLVEDLLEFLSEDDVLLYPANELIAAEMAMSEQANGGERIGVLSALSRGFRGILVVPYVGLRKKFIPARVFRDAHVTLAEAEIVTIDDLSARLVATGYERVDKVEHGGEFSVRGGIVDVFPPSFARPLRIEWFDDEIDTIREFDVDSQRSQERRERVTLPPARELFATADTLYQGSEQLQKRLDERLRRVKDPKLQEELLEAIGAEIERMKQGVADRELYKYMSLLYEDSANLTTYMPQDTVLLFDDPARIQETAKQLEHEEAEWETTLLKQGKLLPDLEMSLRYEQLLTELKQPKIHLTMFVRQVPNTNPQNIVNVLTRAMQQFHGQMHVLKTEWDRWQKTNHRVVFLASNRERAERLARVLGDYKMDVDILEHRIHTVPPRPSVLIGHLHNGFELPSIRLVVVTEGEVFTQKQRRARRVAKMSNTERIKHYQDLKPGDYVVHVNHGIGKYLGIETLQVAGLHKDYLNVRYAGNDTLYVPVEQIDLIQKYVGSEEKTPKVYSLGGSEWSKVKNKVKSSVEDIANDLIKLYAKRQATKGHQFPAEVPYVREFEALFAYEETPDQQRAIDEVYKDMESAVPMDRLVCGDVGYGKTEVAIRAAFKAVMDGKQTAVLVPTTILAQQHYETFRERFADFPINIQVLSRFRTRKEQRETIKGLKNGTVDIVIGTHRLLSKDVEFRDLGLLVVDEEQRFGVKHKEKIKKLRHNVDAMTLTATPIPRTLHMSMLGVRDLSLIETPPENRFPVQTYVVEYSPTLVREAIERELARGGQVYFLYNRVSNIQTMADQISALVPDARIAVAHGQMSELELERVMLDFLDGEYDVLVSTSIIETGVDIPNVNTLIIYNADAMGLSQLYQLRGRVGRSSRIAYAYFTYQHGKVLSEEAEKRLGAIREFTELGSGFKIAMRDLSIRGAGNLLGAEQHGHIASVGFDLYSQMLKDAIEDLKGEAPQEKVDPDVELKIDAYIPQDYIADERQKVEFYKRVRGIDTLDDVKEIEEEMVDRFGEPPQPVHHLLYLSRLKMYAKACDITVIKQKGEQVNMKFQATNIEGRKLIKLAQLYKNRIRLIPGKDIRCEFKLKGLKAEERLAMLERFLIQCESLANAKGEVQHAAN
- a CDS encoding anti-sigma-F factor Fin family protein, with amino-acid sequence MAIHYICRYCKTSLGALDVTAISEEQLGLHALTASERKDIITYDPVGNMTVHVICDYCKEAVEKHPELAPTNLLQ
- the pth gene encoding aminoacyl-tRNA hydrolase, whose amino-acid sequence is MKLIVGLGNPGRKYAGTRHNVGFFVIDQLSDRWGIPVTKKKWHAFCGEGRVHGEKVVLLMPQTYMNLSGEAVRPALDFYGLTAEDLVVVYDDLDLPPGKIRLRLKGSAGGHNGMRSIVQHLGTDQFKRIRIGIGRPAPFMATADYVLSTFAKEEQDVVATAVEDAAAAVDFWLQANFLQAMNKFNAKK
- a CDS encoding 50S ribosomal protein L25/general stress protein Ctc, whose translation is MAVVIRAETRETKPKSVLRKLRKAGKVPAIVYGKDTNGAAIAVDAMEMDKVLRDEGDFAILDLEVAGGQAYKVMVSEVQKDPLKRTLTHLDFQTIRMDEPVDSEVVIELVGEARGVKDGGVLQHGLRALEVRTLPDARPDVITCSIDDLSIGDSINVAQLEIPEGVEVLTNPEEVVISVVAPVMEDAEDADDADAPEAPKLVENTTDDGSPE
- a CDS encoding ribose-phosphate diphosphokinase produces the protein MTECHYPKLKLFSCNSNQQLAQEIADHIGVSLGDGSVTAFSDGETRVTVNESVRGGDVYVIQSTCAPVNQHLMELLVMVDALKRASAKTINVVIPYYGYARQDRKARARDPITAKLVANLIETAGADRMITMDLHATQIQGFFDIPVDQLLGVPILAEYFRNKQLQDVVVVSPDHGGVTRARRLADHLKAPLAIIDKRRPQPNVAEVMNIVGDVRGRTAIIIDDIIDTAGTMTLAANALIDHGALDVYACGTHSVLSGPAIERLKNSRIRELVITNTIPLPAHKQLDNVHTLSVAPLIGEAIIRVHEEMSVSKLFD
- the glmU gene encoding bifunctional UDP-N-acetylglucosamine diphosphorylase/glucosamine-1-phosphate N-acetyltransferase GlmU, which translates into the protein MSHTYAVILAAGKGTRMKSKTHKVLHQIGGKPMVAHIVDTLAQLGVEDIVAVVGCGAEAVQAYLGNRVRYAVQQKQLGTAHAVMQTASLLEGKAGTTLVINGDNPLITVETYRAFLQRFAASGAAASMLTAIVDDSSGYGRVCRAANGDVERVVEHKDATTKERSIKEINTGTFCFDNAHLFAALKQVDNDNAQGEYYLPDVLQVLRSEGQSISAFCVDDASETVGINNRVQLAEAEAIFRARTLREHMANGVTVIDPANTYIEADVAIGMDTVIYPGTVLRGQTVIGEDCVIGPQADIRDCRIADRVTIENATLVESVVAEEATVGPYAYVRPQSDIGPRVKIGDFVEVKNAVVGADTKIPHLSYVGDAEIGQGVNVGCGAITVNYDGQNKWRTVVGDRAFIGCNANVIAPVHIGDGAYVAAGSTITADVPDDAFAIARERQTTKTEYARKLSEKVRKLSEKMRGNNSND
- the spoVG gene encoding septation regulator SpoVG yields the protein MQVTDVRLRRVKTSGRMKAIASITIDNEFVVHDIRVIDGNNGLFVAMPSKRTPDGQFRDIAHPICSETRGKIQTAVLAEYEQAAAVESSETANLEVAVTTSE
- a CDS encoding RidA family protein — its product is MEFIATEQAPAAIGPYSQAVKCGNFLFTSGQIPLTKDGERVTGDIEVQTKQVLQNLQAVLDEAGATVQQVVKATVFLTDLTNFARVNELYGDFFQGHAPARSCVQVAALPKGVDIEIELIVALT